TCCGGCGCTGCCGGGGGCGTTTCTATCGGGGCGTTTGGACGAGACGGCGATCGGTCCGCAGCGGGGGACACGGACTGGCTTCGCACGCCGTTGCGCACCAACCGAAGCGTCCAGCCGTCCTTGCTCGCCTCGAGCTCGGCAAGATCGGACGACGCCATCGCGTCAATGAACGCCTTGATCTGCGCCAGGTCCATCGGCGCCTACCGATCGCAGTCATGAGCATCAAACATGCGTAAAGGCTAGCGTGCGAAGCGAACGCTCGCCAAGACGGAATGTATTTGACCCGATAAGGGGTGCTTATGTCCCGGCGCGCCGCGCCCCACGAGCGGCTCGTGTCACGACAGGCTCGCGACGAGTTCCAGGAGGAGTTCCTTGATCGCCGAAGCTGGCTCCGACAGCGGCAAGTGATCCGACTGGCAGAGCGCCAAGGGCGCCTCGATGGTCGGCTGGATGATGCGAGACAGCCAGGCGTTGGAGGATCGGGCGACCTCACGTGCCATGGATTCCGGCAGGATCGTCGCGCCAAGACCGCTGGCGATGACGGCCGACAGCGTTCCGGCCGATTCGATTTCTGCGACCACGCGAGGCGTCATCCCGAGTCCTGAAAACGCCTCGTTCACCATTCTTCGCACGACGTTGTAGGGCCGCGGGAGGTAGAGATCCAGATCAGCGATCGTGTGCAACGATACATCGCTGGGGGACGCGACCATGCTGTCGGGGCCCACCAAATACAGTTGCTCCTTGAACAGCGGAAGGAACGTCAATCCATGCACGATGGTCTGGCCGCCATAGAGCACTGCAATGTCCATCCGCCCATTCATCACGAGCTCCGACAGCGTACTGCCGTAGGTCTCGTTCAGATAGAGCAGGATGCCGGGGTGACGCGCCCGGGCAGTGCGCAGAAGCGGCAGCGACAGACGCGCGGCAGCCGTTCCCGGCGCGAGCCCGACTGACACCGCGCCGGACAGGCCTTGCCCCGCTGCCTTCATATCGGCATTAGCCTGGTCCCATTGGCGCAAGATGAGCTGGGCATGCCGGTAGAGAACCTTTCCGGCTTCGGTTGGCACCACACCACGCTTGGTGCGCAATAACAGCTGCTGACGTACCTCGCCCTCCAACGTCGCCACTTGCTGACTGAGCGCGGGCTGCGCCACGTGAAGAATGTCCGCGGCCTGCGTCAGACTGCCGATATCGACAATCTTCACGAAATATTGCAGGCGCCTCAAGTTCACGTCGTTTCTCCCGTTCCGCGACCATCGTACACCGAAGTCTAGTCGATTTCCGCGCCAGTCATAAGAGGTTCTTATCGAGGGAGATCGAAGTCATCTTGGCCACGGCTTCCGAGGAGGACTAGACCTTCGACTTCAGCCTCGACATCAAGGGATGCCTGCCGTGAACTCCTACAACCTCGCAGGGCGCATCAGACGCATCAAGCCGTCACCCAGCACGGTCGCCGCCGATCGGGCCAACGAACTACGGCGACAGGGCCAGCAGATCGTGAGCCTGGTGGTCGGCGAGCCGGATTTCGACACGCCGGCCCATATCCGCAAGGCGGCTGCATACGCGATGGACCATGGCGCGACCCGCTACACCTCGATGCGGGGAACGCAGGAATTGCGGGAGGCGATCTCAGCCAAGCTCAAGCGCGAAAACGGGCTGAGTTACGGCGTCGACGAGATCATCGTGACCAACGGCGCCAAGAGCGCGATCTACAGCGCGCTCGCAGCGACCGTCGATGTCGGTGACGAGGTGATCATTCCGGCGCCGTACTGGGTGTCCTATCCGGACATGGTGCTGGCTTGCGACGGCACACCGGTGACGATCGCCTGCGGCGAGAACCACGGCTTCAAGCTGTCGCCCGAGCAGCTGGAAGCCGCCATCACACCGAGAACACGCTGGCTGCTGATCAACTCGCCGAGCAATCCGACCGGCGCCAGCTATACCGCTGCCGAATACCGCGCGCTCGCGGACGTGCTCGTCAAGCATCCGCACGTGATGGTCATGACTGACGATATCTACGAGCACATTCGTTTCGACGGCAAGCCGACTCCACATCTCCTCATCGCCGCGCCCGAGCTGCGCGACCGTGCCCTCGCCATCAACGGTGTGTCCAAGACCTATGCCATGACCGGCTGGCGCATTGGCTGGGTTGCCGGCCCGCGGGATCTGATCGGCGCGCTTGATACGTTGTTGTCGCAGTCCGCGGGAACCTGCTGCGCGGTGAGCCAGGCGGCGGCAACTGCCGCGCTGAACGGTGATCAGTCCTTCATCGCGGAGAGCGTCGCCATCTACAAGCAGCGGCGCGATGCCATCCTGCCGCTCCTCAACGCAATCCCGGGTCTGAGCTGCCAGGCGCCCGACGGCGCTTTCTACCTGTTCGTGAATTGCGCCGGCTTGATCGGCAAGACAACGGAGGATGGCAAGCAGATCGAGAACGACAACGACGTGGTGCTTTACTTCCTCGACACCGCCGGTGTGGCGCTGGTGGCTGGCGCCGCTTACGGCCTTTCACCTTACTTCAGACTGTCAATCGCGACCTCTCTGGAGGCTCTGACAGAAGGCGTTGAACGCATCGCACGCGCCGTCGCGAAACTCCAAGGCACCTCATCGAAACTGATTTGATGGACGATAGTGCGTTGTGGGACGCAGGCCGAAGCAGCCAGAGGCCCATCTTGCGCCAAATCATGCACGACGAACACAAGCTTACGATTGTGTATTGCGGCCGCAACTTGCGAAAAATACACGGATCATCTGGTGGCCAAGGGAGCGCTACCGCTTTTCCCGATACCTGCGGAATCTACGCTAGCTCATTCCAATCCTTTGCATGAGAGACGGGCGACAAACGACGTAGCGACGTCTCTCTTCAACGGGCGGCGGATTCCGCTATTTCCAAATGAAGCAACGAAGAAGGAGATTTCCCAAGCAATATCAACTGGCTGGGGCGGGAGGGATCGAACCTCCGAATGGCGGAATCAAAATCAGTTTGATTATTCAATGATTTCGACGGGCGTTTGGAAAAAATGGCCGAAAGACGCTCTAGCAATATCAATAGCTTGGCTACCGTTTCCAAATGAAAAAGGGCAGCCATCAACCGCAAGGCCTGAGAAAACGGGCTGCGTGCGTGCCGACTGCGGAGAGCTCCAGCGCTCAGACTTCCGGACGCACCCGGAGCATCGGCGGTTCATGACCCCAGCGGGCATGGCAGGATGCGGGCCACAATCGTGCAGCCGAGTTACTTTTAAGAGGCTGACTACCGCGCAGACGCTCCGGCGCAGGGATGCCGAACTTCGTGGCGATAAACGAGCACCCGGAGCGACTGCTTCGCGCCAGACGCTGTCAAACAGCCTCCTCGGTGAAGGGACGTTGACAGTCGCCCCGATAACTTTCGCCTTCAGCAGAAGCCCGCGTCACTGCGTTGCTGCGCTTCGCTCGAAGGGCTTATTTTCAGCGATGAACCTCGCGGCCAGCACCAAAGCGCCCATCGAAAATTCCTTTCCATGCGCTGCGATCATGCGCTCCGAGAGTTCCGCCAACTCCTGAAAGAATTGATCCTTGCTTTCGGCTTCGTTGAGCGATCGAGTGGCTGTCATAACTTTGTCTCCTGATGATGCTGGCAACGCTCTCTGGCGTGGCACCGGGGCAACTATTTGAAAATGTACGGAGGAAACGTCACGATCGCCGCCTCCCCGTCGCTTGTTCCGAACGCAAGATGCTGGCCGTCGCTAGACCAATGCAGGGTGTGGACGGCGCCTCGACCAGGCGACCTGACGACCAATTCGTCGGATTGTCCGATCCTCGCGACCGCGACCATGCCGTCGGCGTAACCTGCCGCAACCAGGCCACGCTCTGGATGAATATCCACCGTCCCGACGAGGACGAACCGGGCGCGCCCCGTAGCGAGGTTCGTCGGCTGATCCCTTTCGTCGTCAAGGCTGGAAACGTCCCATGCGATCATCCGATAGGCTCCGCTCGTAACGAGGACGCGGGAGTCCGCGCTCCACGAAAGAGATGCAACGGTTGCGGGATAGGTCGGAATCCGAACGATCCGCGCATCGGCAAGACGCACCAGAACAATACCTGTTTTCCCGACTGACACAGCCAACCAGCTCCCATCCGGGCTCCACGACAAGGCTGAGACTGAGCCCAACTCAAATGAAGCGGAGGGCTCGGGTCGTGGTCCAAAGCTACGGACGAGCAGACAACCGTCGGCTCCAAGTGCAAAGCGCCGGCCATCCGGCGATACAGCCATTGCCGACGCATGCCCTCCGACCCGCTCTTGCAGCCAGGCGACTTCACCATTGGAATCGTAAAATATGATTGACCCGCCGGAAGCTGTCAGGATGCCCCCCGCCGATACCGGGGCAATCACATCGATAGGCGCCACGATGCTCGAGACCACCCGTGTGATGCCGGACGCCGACACACGAAGCAGGCGGCCGTGATCACTGGCGACGAAATCCGAGGTCCCGAGCGGAGCGAGATGAAGCGGGGCATCGCTGACTATCACTTTCGTCAATGGCGGCACTGGTTTCCGTCGCGGTGAAATCGTCGTCCGGCCTTCGTCAAGCGCCGCGCGACAGCGATCTTGCGCCGGCTCGACGTCAGTTAGCGGAGCTATCGCCAACGCACCATCGGCGAGCGCGAACGCAACTCCCTGTCCCGCAGGATCGAAGGCCGTATTTGTAACGGCCGTACCCACCGACCAATGCCGCCCAAGCAATTCATAGAGCGTCGCGATCTCTGCTTCCATTGTATCCATCGTCGCCTCACGTTCAGGTCGTCTCATCTACCAGCGGCAATCCACCTGTCTAGTTCTTCAAGGCGCTGCTCCAGCGCGGCGCAATGAGCGTCGCATTCTGACATTGCCGCATTCGCCTTTCGCAAGCGCTCGCGCGCATCCGCGAGGGTCCTGGCGAGCTCATGCGAACAGCCGGAGGCCGCAATCTCTTGCTCGATGCCCTGAATATCGAATTCGGCGCCGCCGCTAAGCTGACGGTTGAGCAGATTGCGCGACTGGGCGGCCGATATCTCCTGAACGACCTGCAGCCGCTGGGTCAGCATTTCGACAACGGTCAGGGGACCGGTCCTCATGTATCAGTCTCGATCTGGACCAGGATCCGCTGCAGGCCACCCACGCCCGATACAAAGTGGCGTTGCGCGTCATTGATGTGAGATTCCAGCGAGTCCCACAGATCAACCCTCAGCAACCGCGATGGATCGCCAGCCATGATCTCAAGCGCCTGCAGACCGAACTGATGCCGCAACCCAATGCCCTGCAAAACAAAATCGGTCAGTTCGCGCGCATGCGTTTCGATGAAAGGACGCAATAGCGGATGCGCGCCATAGGTGATGCCGCGCTTCGCGAGTTCGGTCTCGATGAACACCACGAAATGCCGAACCAGCAGATTTTGGCTTTCACCAACCAGGTGCACCATGAAGGTTACGTCGCGGTCCGCGCGCGAAAGGATCTCCGACGCGAGCGCCGCAGCGGCAGGCTCCTCTGTCCCCTTTCGTCCGTCCCAGACCGTCGCCATGCCCGATCCTGTCCTCAGGTCCGTGAACGATACTGATGCAATTTGCGATACAGAGTGGCACGCGAAAGGCCCAGCTTCTCGGCCGCGGCTGCAATGTTGCCGCCTGCGTTTGCGACGGCCCTTTCGATGGCACGACGCTCCATATCGTCGAAGCGCGCAATCTCTTCGCCTTCTGGTCTCGTGGTATCACGCCCTGTCTGCAAGACGCCCGGATCTGGCTGGGCCGGTGCTGCTTCCAGGAAATCCTCGGGCAACTCCCTGGGCGTAACCACGCCGGTGAGCGTCATCAGCACCAGGTTCTCGATCAGATTGCGTAGTTCGCGAACGTTCCCCGGCCAGCTATGGCGCCGCAGCATTTCCATTGCGGCTGCCTCGAAACGTAGCGGTTCGGTGCTATAGATCTCCGCGAACTGTCGGTTGAAATGATCGATCAGAATCTCGACATCACCCAGGCGCTCGCGGAGCGGCGGGATGGTGATCTTGACAACGCCGATCCGGAAATACAGGTCCTTACGGAAACGTCCTTCCGCTACTTCCTGCTTCAGATTCCGATTGGTCGACGCCACGAGCCGAACGTCCACCGGACGCGGCTTGTTGTCGCCGAGGCGGTAAACCGCGCGCTCTTCCAGCACGCGGAGCAAGTACGGCTGCAGATCCAGCGGCAT
This region of Bradyrhizobium sp. CCGUVB1N3 genomic DNA includes:
- the nac gene encoding nitrogen assimilation transcriptional regulator NAC; the protein is MNLRRLQYFVKIVDIGSLTQAADILHVAQPALSQQVATLEGEVRQQLLLRTKRGVVPTEAGKVLYRHAQLILRQWDQANADMKAAGQGLSGAVSVGLAPGTAAARLSLPLLRTARARHPGILLYLNETYGSTLSELVMNGRMDIAVLYGGQTIVHGLTFLPLFKEQLYLVGPDSMVASPSDVSLHTIADLDLYLPRPYNVVRRMVNEAFSGLGMTPRVVAEIESAGTLSAVIASGLGATILPESMAREVARSSNAWLSRIIQPTIEAPLALCQSDHLPLSEPASAIKELLLELVASLS
- a CDS encoding aspartate transaminase, with amino-acid sequence MNSYNLAGRIRRIKPSPSTVAADRANELRRQGQQIVSLVVGEPDFDTPAHIRKAAAYAMDHGATRYTSMRGTQELREAISAKLKRENGLSYGVDEIIVTNGAKSAIYSALAATVDVGDEVIIPAPYWVSYPDMVLACDGTPVTIACGENHGFKLSPEQLEAAITPRTRWLLINSPSNPTGASYTAAEYRALADVLVKHPHVMVMTDDIYEHIRFDGKPTPHLLIAAPELRDRALAINGVSKTYAMTGWRIGWVAGPRDLIGALDTLLSQSAGTCCAVSQAAATAALNGDQSFIAESVAIYKQRRDAILPLLNAIPGLSCQAPDGAFYLFVNCAGLIGKTTEDGKQIENDNDVVLYFLDTAGVALVAGAAYGLSPYFRLSIATSLEALTEGVERIARAVAKLQGTSSKLI
- a CDS encoding WD40 repeat domain-containing protein: MEAEIATLYELLGRHWSVGTAVTNTAFDPAGQGVAFALADGALAIAPLTDVEPAQDRCRAALDEGRTTISPRRKPVPPLTKVIVSDAPLHLAPLGTSDFVASDHGRLLRVSASGITRVVSSIVAPIDVIAPVSAGGILTASGGSIIFYDSNGEVAWLQERVGGHASAMAVSPDGRRFALGADGCLLVRSFGPRPEPSASFELGSVSALSWSPDGSWLAVSVGKTGIVLVRLADARIVRIPTYPATVASLSWSADSRVLVTSGAYRMIAWDVSSLDDERDQPTNLATGRARFVLVGTVDIHPERGLVAAGYADGMVAVARIGQSDELVVRSPGRGAVHTLHWSSDGQHLAFGTSDGEAAIVTFPPYIFK